From one Geoalkalibacter halelectricus genomic stretch:
- a CDS encoding sigma-54 dependent transcriptional regulator: MSQHILIVDDEESIRYTFSRFLLAPGRTVEVAHSYEEALEKLTTCAFDLIFCDILLGGRSGINLLEEVRRRGLYLPVVMITGAPEVDSATEALRLGAYDYLAKPVRREALLRIADKALQYKALRDEKEKLQADLQAVFRSVKDAILTTDGDLRLVQANAAAGRLCGISAARAGESLDQLAPCADRCLGLLRQSLESRRTLERERIECVHPRHGRRIVSVSASPLRGAQGEHRGAMLVVRDETRLDALERRIGERSSFHGLVGTSAPMQEVYALLETLAEVPTTVLITGESGTGKELVARALHDGGPRRDGPLIRVNCAALSENLLESELFGHVRGAFTGAVKDKVGRFEAAHGGTLFLDEIGDITPALQLRLLRVLQEKEIERVGANRSIPVDVRVVAATNQNLTEKIRRGEFREDLFYRLKVVTVKLPPLRERREDIAPLAAHFLAQFNEKLGRDIRDLSPEAHKALLAHPWPGNVRELQHALEHACILCRNGRIEVAHLPAEIITAAATADQAISPAAIQRALHAAGGNKTQAARMLGISRRTVYRKLEEDQG, from the coding sequence ATGTCCCAGCACATTCTGATCGTCGATGACGAAGAAAGCATCCGCTATACCTTTTCGCGTTTCCTGTTGGCCCCGGGGCGGACGGTGGAGGTGGCGCATAGCTACGAGGAGGCGCTGGAGAAGCTAACGACCTGCGCCTTTGATCTGATTTTCTGCGACATTCTTCTCGGCGGACGCAGCGGCATCAATCTTCTCGAGGAGGTCCGGCGGCGCGGCCTCTATTTGCCGGTGGTCATGATCACCGGCGCTCCCGAGGTGGACAGCGCCACCGAGGCCCTGCGCCTGGGGGCCTACGATTATCTCGCCAAGCCGGTGCGGCGCGAGGCGCTGCTGCGCATTGCCGACAAGGCCCTGCAGTACAAGGCGCTGCGCGATGAAAAGGAGAAGCTTCAGGCGGATCTGCAGGCCGTGTTCCGCAGCGTCAAGGACGCCATCCTCACCACGGACGGCGACCTGCGCCTGGTGCAGGCCAACGCGGCCGCCGGCCGCCTGTGCGGCATCTCCGCCGCCCGCGCGGGAGAATCCCTCGACCAGCTGGCACCCTGCGCGGACAGGTGTCTCGGGTTGCTGCGTCAGAGCCTGGAAAGCCGCCGCACCCTGGAGCGCGAGCGCATCGAATGCGTACATCCGCGCCACGGACGGCGCATCGTGTCAGTGTCCGCCTCACCCCTGCGCGGCGCCCAGGGCGAACATCGCGGCGCAATGCTGGTGGTCCGCGACGAAACCCGGCTCGACGCCCTGGAACGCCGCATCGGCGAGCGCTCCAGCTTTCATGGCCTGGTGGGCACCAGCGCGCCCATGCAGGAGGTCTATGCATTGCTCGAAACCCTCGCCGAGGTCCCCACCACGGTGCTGATTACCGGGGAGAGCGGCACGGGCAAAGAACTGGTGGCGCGCGCCCTGCACGATGGGGGACCGCGCCGGGACGGACCCCTGATTCGCGTCAACTGCGCGGCGCTTTCGGAGAACCTGCTGGAGAGCGAACTCTTTGGCCATGTACGCGGCGCGTTCACCGGCGCCGTCAAGGACAAGGTGGGGCGTTTCGAGGCGGCGCACGGCGGCACCCTGTTTCTGGATGAGATCGGCGACATCACCCCCGCCCTGCAACTGCGCCTGCTGCGCGTGCTGCAGGAAAAGGAAATCGAGCGGGTCGGCGCGAATCGCTCGATCCCCGTGGACGTGCGGGTGGTCGCGGCGACCAATCAGAACCTGACCGAGAAGATCCGGCGCGGTGAATTCCGCGAGGATTTGTTTTACCGCCTCAAGGTGGTAACGGTGAAGCTGCCGCCCCTGCGGGAGCGGCGCGAGGATATCGCTCCCCTGGCGGCGCATTTTCTCGCGCAGTTCAATGAAAAGCTCGGCCGCGACATCCGCGACCTCTCGCCCGAGGCGCACAAGGCCCTGCTGGCCCATCCCTGGCCGGGCAACGTACGCGAGCTGCAGCATGCCCTGGAGCACGCCTGCATCCTGTGCCGCAATGGTCGCATCGAGGTCGCTCATCTGCCGGCGGAAATCATCACCGCGGCCGCCACCGCGGATCAGGCCATCAGTCCGGCGGCTATTCAGCGCGCCCTGCACGCCGCCGGGGGCAATAAAACCCAGGCGGCGCGGATGCTCGGTATCAGCCGACGCACGGTCTACCGCAAACTCGAGGAGGACCAGGGCTGA
- a CDS encoding methyl-accepting chemotaxis protein yields MNNLRMSTKIYLLSALIMLAFTFAVAWVYLQARGNFYQAKQNEIRHIVEAGWGVVDHYAKQAQAGHLSREEAQRLALDALRGVRFEGDNYFWINDLTPRMVMHPINPALDGRDLSESRDPNGKALFLEMVQVARATGEGYVDYQWPVPGFDEPVDKTSFVKLVPEWGWIVGGGLYIDDIQAQLSRMFWTAATVIALVVLAALALVTVVARSVAQPLKKTVSMIEAMEQGRLDGRLNLARRDEIGQMARAMDTFADNLQHEVIGSLKKLAAGNLNLSIQPRDDQDQVRGALKKVSDDLNLVMGQIQSAAVQIAGGAGQVSDTSQSLSQGATEQASSLEEIAASMNEMAAQIKHSADNALQADRLAGEMKQAALEGTGHMREMVGAMGEINSAGQSISKIIKVIDEIAFQTNLLALNAAVEAARAGQHGKGFAVVAEEVRNLAARSARAARETADLIEGSVSKTASGAEIAEKTAAALDQMVVGVTKVSDLVGEMAAAAREQSEGISQVNVGLNQIDQVTQQNTANAEECAAAAEELSSQSEQLRQMLSRFTLRGGATKAQVLTLPRQSSGGAWDADPTSRICLDESA; encoded by the coding sequence TTGAACAATCTACGCATGAGTACCAAGATCTACCTGCTGAGTGCCCTGATCATGCTGGCCTTCACCTTCGCCGTCGCCTGGGTCTACCTACAGGCGCGCGGCAACTTCTACCAGGCCAAGCAAAATGAGATCCGCCATATCGTCGAGGCGGGCTGGGGGGTGGTCGATCACTACGCCAAGCAGGCCCAGGCCGGCCACCTGTCCCGCGAGGAGGCCCAGCGCCTGGCCCTCGACGCCCTGCGCGGGGTGCGCTTCGAGGGTGATAATTATTTCTGGATCAACGACCTGACCCCGCGCATGGTCATGCATCCCATCAATCCGGCCCTCGATGGGCGTGATCTCTCGGAGAGCCGCGACCCCAACGGCAAGGCCCTGTTCCTGGAGATGGTGCAGGTGGCGCGCGCCACGGGCGAGGGCTATGTGGATTACCAATGGCCGGTGCCCGGATTCGACGAGCCGGTAGACAAGACCTCCTTCGTCAAGCTGGTGCCCGAGTGGGGTTGGATCGTCGGCGGCGGCCTCTATATCGACGACATTCAGGCCCAGCTCAGCCGCATGTTCTGGACCGCGGCGACAGTCATCGCCCTGGTGGTCCTGGCCGCGCTGGCCCTGGTCACGGTGGTGGCGCGCAGCGTGGCCCAGCCCCTGAAAAAAACCGTGAGCATGATCGAGGCCATGGAGCAGGGCCGCCTCGACGGGCGCCTCAACCTGGCGCGGCGCGATGAAATCGGCCAGATGGCCCGCGCCATGGACACCTTTGCCGACAATTTGCAGCACGAGGTGATCGGCTCACTGAAAAAGCTCGCCGCCGGCAACCTTAACCTGAGCATCCAGCCCCGCGACGATCAGGATCAGGTGCGCGGCGCCCTGAAGAAGGTAAGCGACGACCTCAATCTGGTCATGGGTCAGATTCAGTCGGCCGCCGTGCAGATCGCCGGGGGCGCGGGGCAGGTCTCCGACACCAGTCAGTCCCTCTCCCAGGGCGCTACCGAACAGGCCAGTTCCCTGGAGGAAATTGCCGCCTCCATGAACGAGATGGCGGCGCAGATCAAGCACAGCGCCGACAACGCGCTCCAGGCCGATCGCCTGGCCGGGGAGATGAAGCAGGCCGCCCTCGAAGGCACCGGCCACATGCGCGAGATGGTCGGGGCCATGGGTGAGATCAATAGCGCCGGCCAAAGTATTTCCAAGATCATCAAGGTCATCGACGAGATCGCCTTTCAGACCAACCTGCTCGCCCTCAACGCCGCCGTGGAAGCCGCGCGCGCCGGCCAGCACGGCAAGGGCTTCGCGGTGGTCGCCGAGGAGGTGCGCAACCTGGCGGCGCGCAGCGCCCGGGCGGCGCGCGAAACCGCCGATCTCATCGAAGGCTCGGTGAGCAAGACGGCGAGCGGCGCCGAAATCGCGGAGAAAACCGCCGCGGCGCTGGATCAGATGGTGGTCGGCGTGACCAAGGTCAGCGATCTGGTCGGCGAGATGGCGGCCGCCGCGCGCGAGCAATCCGAGGGCATCTCCCAGGTCAACGTAGGCCTGAACCAGATCGACCAGGTCACCCAGCAGAACACCGCCAACGCCGAGGAGTGCGCCGCTGCGGCGGAGGAACTCTCCAGCCAGTCCGAGCAACTGCGCCAGATGCTCAGTCGCTTCACCCTGCGCGGGGGCGCGACCAAGGCGCAGGTACTGACCCTGCCCCGCCAGTCCTCGGGCGGCGCCTGGGATGCGGACCCAACATCGCGGATTTGTCTGGATGAATCCGCCTGA
- a CDS encoding ATP-binding protein: MSDWLIPSQIASLCGSAVLVVVFASLFARDRKPHLALWAWCWAFYALCFALALTAAAFPRADALLSARELSLVVSSLLLVAGGHAFVGRKLPRFWQALALLATLWTPLALSTGSLVHLLPVYLFHALVAITTGLLILRATEFYAFGRYLTGGVLILWGLHRANYPLLASIPEIAPWGFLLGAFFSFASAGGIILIHFARACDAAEDSRRLSQTLLDAIADPLVLLSADLRVQWSNQGAWRHLSPALETPAGRRCFELWRGRDQPCRPCPARSSFDTGTSADLQLETEDGRNWAVRAFPVPGKAPGKVVGVILHFEDQAPKRESSRQAQLAALGELSAGVAHEINNPINGIINYAELLGDTLPPAGSEADLARRIGSEAERIATIVRNLLRFARDSREDKEAVLLYEILLDTLVLFEAQLRRHGVETLIDMAPDLPAVRVHPEQIQQVFLNLLSNALFALNEKFAVGAAGKQIEISATRIEEEGQALLRTCIHDRGAGIAVEHLAKVMNPFFTTKPPGKGTGLGLSISHGIVRDHGGRLAIESHAGEWTRVTLDLPCA, translated from the coding sequence ATGAGCGACTGGCTGATTCCCTCGCAGATCGCCTCGCTGTGCGGCAGCGCCGTACTGGTTGTGGTCTTCGCCTCCCTGTTCGCCCGCGACCGCAAGCCCCATCTGGCCCTTTGGGCCTGGTGTTGGGCCTTCTATGCCCTGTGCTTCGCCCTGGCCCTGACCGCCGCGGCCTTTCCCCGCGCCGATGCCCTGTTATCTGCCCGCGAACTGAGCCTGGTGGTCAGCTCCTTGCTGCTGGTGGCCGGCGGACACGCCTTTGTGGGCCGCAAGCTGCCGAGATTTTGGCAGGCCCTGGCCCTGCTCGCTACGCTCTGGACGCCGTTGGCGCTGAGCACCGGTTCCCTGGTGCATCTGCTTCCCGTTTATCTCTTTCACGCCCTGGTCGCCATCACCACGGGCCTGCTTATTCTGCGCGCCACCGAGTTTTATGCCTTCGGTCGCTACCTCACCGGCGGGGTCCTCATCCTCTGGGGCCTGCACCGGGCCAACTACCCGTTGCTCGCCTCCATCCCCGAAATCGCCCCCTGGGGTTTTTTGCTCGGGGCTTTTTTCAGCTTTGCCTCGGCCGGCGGCATCATTCTGATTCACTTCGCCCGCGCCTGCGACGCCGCCGAGGACAGTCGCCGCCTCAGCCAGACCCTGCTCGATGCCATTGCCGACCCCCTGGTTCTGCTCAGCGCCGATTTGCGCGTGCAGTGGAGCAACCAGGGCGCCTGGCGGCACCTGTCCCCGGCCCTGGAAACTCCCGCCGGGCGCCGCTGCTTCGAGCTGTGGCGCGGGCGCGACCAGCCCTGCCGGCCCTGCCCAGCCCGTAGCAGCTTCGACACGGGCACCTCTGCCGATCTGCAACTGGAAACGGAGGACGGGCGCAACTGGGCGGTGCGCGCCTTTCCCGTTCCCGGAAAAGCCCCCGGCAAGGTGGTCGGGGTCATTTTGCATTTCGAGGATCAGGCCCCCAAGCGCGAGAGCAGCCGCCAGGCGCAGCTCGCCGCCCTGGGCGAGCTCTCCGCCGGGGTCGCCCACGAGATCAACAATCCCATCAACGGCATCATCAATTACGCCGAGCTGCTCGGCGATACCCTGCCGCCCGCGGGGAGCGAGGCCGACCTGGCGCGCCGCATCGGGAGCGAAGCCGAACGCATCGCCACCATCGTGCGCAACCTGCTGCGCTTTGCCCGGGACAGCCGCGAGGACAAGGAGGCGGTGCTGCTCTATGAAATTCTTCTCGATACCCTGGTGCTGTTCGAGGCGCAGTTGCGCCGCCATGGGGTCGAAACTCTGATCGACATGGCCCCTGATCTGCCGGCGGTGCGGGTACACCCGGAGCAGATCCAGCAGGTGTTTCTCAATCTGCTCAGCAACGCCCTGTTCGCCCTCAACGAAAAATTCGCCGTCGGAGCCGCCGGTAAGCAGATCGAGATCTCGGCGACCCGCATCGAGGAGGAGGGCCAGGCTCTGCTGCGCACCTGCATTCACGATCGGGGAGCGGGCATCGCCGTCGAGCACCTGGCGAAGGTCATGAACCCGTTTTTCACCACCAAGCCACCGGGCAAGGGCACCGGACTGGGCTTGTCCATCAGCCACGGCATCGTGCGCGATCACGGCGGGCGACTCGCCATCGAAAGCCACGCGGGTGAATGGACCCGCGTCACCCTGGATCTGCCCTGCGCCTGA
- a CDS encoding TIGR01212 family radical SAM protein (This family includes YhcC from E. coli K-12, an uncharacterized radical SAM protein.) yields the protein MTSKRYNLFSAHLKEVFGGRVHKISVDAGFGCPNRGGGRGRQGCLFCDPGGSGAVGIERALPVAAQIEAGKEVMRRKYKAGRFLAYFQPFSNTAAPPEQLRALYDEALGVADVVGLSVGTRPDCCPPQVLDLLAEYHLRSYFWLELGLQSVHDATLDYLRRGHDYRCFLRTYEQAVARGLRVCVHVILGLPGEDRTRMLATADEMARLKVAGIKIHLLHVLAGTPLGALYEQGEIAVLGQKDYVRLAADFIERLHPDTLIQRLTGDGPRHQLLAPLWSLNKWEVLNAIDAELERRGVRQGAKCTAP from the coding sequence ATGACTTCCAAACGCTACAATCTGTTTTCCGCACACCTCAAGGAGGTTTTCGGCGGGCGCGTGCATAAGATCTCCGTGGATGCCGGCTTCGGCTGCCCCAATCGCGGCGGCGGGCGCGGCAGGCAGGGCTGCCTGTTCTGCGACCCCGGCGGCTCGGGGGCGGTGGGCATCGAGCGCGCCCTGCCCGTGGCCGCGCAGATCGAGGCGGGCAAAGAGGTGATGCGTCGCAAGTACAAGGCCGGCCGCTTTCTCGCCTATTTCCAGCCCTTTTCCAACACCGCCGCGCCGCCCGAGCAATTGCGCGCCCTCTATGATGAAGCCCTGGGCGTTGCGGATGTGGTGGGCCTATCCGTGGGCACCCGTCCCGATTGCTGTCCGCCGCAAGTCCTCGATCTGCTCGCTGAGTACCACCTCCGCAGCTATTTCTGGCTGGAACTGGGCCTGCAGTCGGTGCATGACGCAACCCTTGACTATTTGCGCCGCGGCCACGACTACCGCTGCTTTCTGCGGACCTATGAGCAAGCCGTGGCACGCGGTCTGCGGGTGTGCGTTCATGTGATTCTCGGTCTGCCGGGCGAGGACCGCACCCGGATGCTCGCGACCGCCGATGAAATGGCGCGGCTCAAGGTGGCTGGCATCAAGATCCATCTGCTGCATGTGCTGGCGGGCACGCCCTTGGGGGCGCTATATGAACAGGGAGAGATCGCGGTCCTGGGGCAGAAGGATTATGTGCGGTTGGCCGCCGATTTCATCGAGCGCCTTCACCCCGACACCCTGATTCAGCGCCTGACCGGGGACGGCCCGCGTCATCAGTTGCTGGCGCCGTTGTGGTCTTTGAACAAGTGGGAAGTGCTTAATGCCATCGATGCGGAATTGGAGCGACGAGGAGTGCGGCAGGGCGCAAAATGCACGGCCCCGTAA
- a CDS encoding ATP-dependent helicase, with protein MELSLLNPQQREAACHGEGPLLILAGAGSGKTRVITCRIAHLSAARGVAPENILAVTFTNKAAREMRERVEEMLGKKRCKGMVIATFHSLCVRILREDIEALDYKKNFSIYSTADQLRLIKDLIQQVDIGGRKFDAERVLYAISDAKNRLVPPEKFAVKYHDDYEYMAAAVYPRYQKALKAFNAVDFDDLIMLVARLLQEHPAVLEKYRARFRYILVDEYQDTNAAQYLLLKLLAGGHHNLCVVGDDDQSIYGWRGADLGNILEFERDFPGARVVKLEQNYRSTGNILAAANAVIKNNGKRREKALWTADGAGPRVDYLLCEDEEDEARAVMERIHGERFREELNYSDFAILYRTNVQSRAFEEQLRYENIPYVLIGGQQFFDRKEVKDLIAYLKVLVNHRDEVNLLRILNYPKRGIGETTADRLIRHSAQTQKPLWEVLKSASELDDLGDKAQEAIAAFVALMERYRRLFNRHGMMVETLRELIAEVRLEQEIYRTVDDPVKARRRVENMEEVANALASYLEREESPSLPGFLEKVSLLDEERPGRDSKEKKLQRDAVVLMSIHSSKGLEFPHVFLVGMEEEFLPHKKTLTETFDLDEERRLCYVGITRARRRLVLTGARRRKKYGEMQLRVPSRFLAEIPAELLNASRGEEPPQLPEEEKDQRASKAFANIMSILGD; from the coding sequence ATGGAACTCTCCCTGCTCAATCCCCAACAGCGCGAGGCCGCCTGTCACGGCGAAGGCCCGCTGCTGATTCTGGCCGGCGCCGGGTCGGGCAAGACCCGCGTCATCACCTGCCGCATCGCCCATCTGAGTGCCGCGCGCGGTGTCGCGCCGGAAAATATCCTCGCGGTGACCTTCACCAACAAGGCGGCACGCGAAATGCGCGAGCGCGTCGAGGAGATGCTCGGCAAGAAGCGCTGCAAGGGCATGGTCATCGCCACCTTTCACTCCCTGTGCGTGCGCATTCTGCGCGAGGACATCGAGGCGCTGGACTACAAGAAGAATTTCTCCATTTACTCCACCGCCGATCAGCTGCGCCTGATCAAGGATCTCATCCAGCAGGTGGACATCGGCGGGCGCAAATTCGACGCCGAGCGCGTGCTCTACGCCATCTCCGACGCCAAGAACCGCCTGGTGCCGCCGGAGAAGTTCGCCGTCAAGTACCACGACGACTACGAATACATGGCGGCCGCCGTCTATCCGCGCTATCAGAAGGCCCTCAAGGCCTTCAACGCAGTGGATTTCGACGACCTGATCATGCTCGTCGCGCGCCTTTTGCAGGAGCACCCGGCGGTGCTGGAGAAATACCGCGCGCGCTTTCGCTACATCCTCGTCGACGAGTACCAGGATACCAACGCCGCCCAGTACCTGCTGCTCAAGCTGCTCGCCGGCGGTCACCACAATCTGTGCGTGGTGGGCGACGACGATCAGTCCATCTACGGCTGGCGCGGCGCCGATCTCGGCAACATCCTTGAGTTCGAGCGCGATTTCCCCGGCGCGCGGGTGGTCAAGCTGGAACAGAACTATCGCTCCACGGGCAACATCCTCGCCGCCGCCAACGCCGTCATCAAGAACAACGGCAAGCGCCGCGAGAAGGCCCTGTGGACCGCCGACGGCGCCGGACCCCGGGTCGATTACCTGCTCTGCGAGGACGAGGAGGACGAGGCGCGCGCGGTCATGGAGCGCATCCACGGCGAGCGCTTCCGCGAGGAGCTCAACTATTCCGATTTCGCCATCCTCTACCGCACCAACGTGCAGTCGCGCGCCTTCGAGGAGCAGCTGCGCTACGAGAACATCCCCTACGTGCTCATCGGCGGCCAGCAGTTTTTCGACCGCAAGGAAGTCAAGGATCTCATCGCCTATCTCAAGGTGCTGGTCAACCACCGCGACGAGGTCAATCTGCTGCGCATTCTCAACTATCCCAAGCGCGGCATCGGCGAAACCACCGCCGACCGCCTCATCCGCCACTCGGCCCAGACTCAGAAGCCCCTGTGGGAGGTGCTGAAAAGCGCCTCCGAACTCGACGACCTCGGCGACAAGGCCCAGGAGGCCATCGCCGCCTTCGTCGCCCTCATGGAGCGCTACCGGCGGCTGTTCAACCGCCACGGGATGATGGTCGAAACCCTGCGCGAGCTCATCGCCGAGGTGCGCCTGGAGCAGGAAATCTACCGCACCGTGGATGATCCCGTGAAGGCGCGTCGCCGCGTCGAGAACATGGAGGAGGTGGCCAACGCCCTGGCTTCCTACCTGGAGCGCGAGGAGAGTCCTTCGCTGCCCGGCTTTCTCGAAAAGGTTTCGCTGCTCGACGAGGAGCGCCCGGGACGCGACTCCAAGGAAAAGAAGCTTCAGCGCGACGCCGTGGTGCTCATGAGCATCCATTCGAGCAAGGGGTTGGAATTTCCCCACGTCTTTCTGGTGGGCATGGAGGAGGAATTTCTGCCCCACAAGAAAACCCTCACCGAAACCTTCGACCTCGACGAAGAGCGCCGCCTCTGCTACGTCGGCATCACCCGCGCGCGCCGCCGCCTGGTGCTCACCGGCGCGCGCCGCCGCAAGAAATACGGCGAGATGCAGTTGCGCGTACCCAGCCGCTTTCTCGCCGAAATCCCCGCCGAACTGCTCAACGCCAGCCGCGGCGAGGAACCGCCCCAACTTCCCGAGGAGGAAAAGGATCAACGCGCCTCCAAGGCCTTCGCCAACATCATGAGCATTCTGGGGGACTGA
- a CDS encoding TolC family protein: protein MNNLFRWIRAKIWVGVWMGLWMGLPLAAQADQPLTLEQALALAWDDNPALEEARGRIAQARAARDEARAAFWPRLDAGLEYLRGDAPSAYLFKTIDARQLPENVDFNHPGRFENFESYLEARLNVYAGGRDRLRFSQAETRFEQARHAYQTEHNDLSAAVVDTYLAMLSARDRGDIARQSVAVLEREVDLAEVRLRGGSLLRSELLSLQVRLAEARADRVRAAAASQRLQAALAILLGRDAATAFEPRDEEPDFPLPEDYSQALRRALEQRPELAAAAGARELARLEERLARAEYLPRLDVQARLYHDDPDFAYNDDQLNWTFGARLSWNLFSGFTTRAREAHALGQTQESRAAQRRMRQAVEFEVRQAWLDLEEHRANLDLAEAALAHAEEAFTQVRVQFDGGAVEVTRYLDAELAWARARVNASAARRDHQRAQAELARAMGDWRPLSGAEATAGPATERFNHGQDP from the coding sequence ATGAATAATTTGTTTCGTTGGATCCGCGCAAAGATCTGGGTCGGGGTCTGGATGGGGTTGTGGATGGGGCTGCCCCTTGCGGCCCAGGCGGACCAGCCTCTGACCCTGGAGCAGGCCCTGGCCCTGGCGTGGGACGACAACCCCGCCCTGGAGGAAGCCCGGGGGCGCATCGCCCAGGCCCGCGCGGCCCGCGATGAGGCCCGCGCGGCCTTTTGGCCGCGCCTGGATGCCGGTCTTGAATACCTGCGCGGCGATGCCCCCTCGGCCTACCTGTTCAAAACCATCGATGCCCGCCAACTGCCGGAAAACGTCGACTTCAACCATCCCGGACGCTTTGAGAATTTCGAAAGCTACCTTGAGGCGCGCCTCAACGTCTACGCCGGAGGCCGTGACCGGTTGCGTTTCAGCCAGGCCGAAACGCGGTTCGAGCAGGCCCGCCATGCCTATCAAACCGAGCACAACGATTTAAGCGCGGCGGTGGTCGATACCTATCTGGCCATGCTTTCGGCCCGTGATCGCGGCGACATCGCCCGCCAAAGCGTTGCCGTGCTTGAGCGGGAAGTGGATCTGGCCGAGGTGCGTTTGCGGGGCGGCAGCCTGCTGCGCTCGGAGCTTTTGTCCCTGCAAGTGCGGCTGGCCGAGGCACGCGCCGACAGGGTGCGCGCTGCCGCGGCCAGCCAGCGCTTGCAGGCGGCCCTGGCGATTCTTTTGGGCCGCGATGCCGCCACGGCCTTTGAGCCGCGCGATGAAGAACCGGATTTTCCCTTGCCCGAGGACTATTCCCAGGCGCTGCGGCGCGCCCTGGAGCAGCGTCCCGAGTTGGCCGCGGCGGCCGGAGCGCGCGAGCTGGCGCGGTTGGAGGAGCGTCTGGCGCGGGCGGAATATCTTCCCCGGCTGGATGTTCAGGCGCGTCTTTATCACGATGATCCCGATTTTGCCTACAACGACGACCAGCTCAATTGGACGTTCGGCGCGCGGCTCAGTTGGAATCTCTTTTCCGGCTTCACCACCCGTGCGCGTGAAGCGCACGCCTTGGGTCAGACCCAGGAGAGCCGTGCCGCCCAGCGGCGCATGCGCCAGGCGGTGGAATTCGAGGTGCGCCAGGCCTGGCTCGACCTCGAGGAGCACCGCGCCAATTTGGATCTGGCCGAGGCGGCCCTGGCTCATGCCGAGGAGGCTTTTACCCAGGTGCGCGTTCAGTTCGACGGGGGCGCCGTGGAGGTGACCCGCTATCTCGATGCCGAGCTGGCCTGGGCGCGGGCGCGGGTCAATGCGTCCGCCGCGCGCCGCGATCATCAACG